Sequence from the Priestia megaterium genome:
TTACACCTAGAGGATTTTGAGGAGCGCCTCCTTCAATGTTACTTCTCCGATAATAAGGATTAACAGCTTTTACTGTTACCGTGAACTCCCCTTCGGGCGTCAGATTAACTGTTTTCCCCGTTGCTACTTTAATAATTTGTTTAATTTCTTTATTTTGAATATAAGCAAGCTCATTGCTTTGTTTATTAATAATAATATAAGGATCATTTGGCAACGGATTTTCTCCTAATGGCCAAACCGGAGATAGTAGTAAAAGGATAAAAGCAAACACATGCACGTAATCCACCACCTTACGTTAGTCCTAAGTAAAAGACAAGAGAGATATCTCTTGTCTTATTTAGTGTTCGTAAGCAAGATAAACAACATACATGCTGTTTAACTTATTTTTAAGGTTTGTTTAATAACCAAATATTGTTCAATTTCTTTGACTACGTGCAGTAAATCGGCACGCGCTTCAAACTCTTCCCGCGTTTTGGGAAGCGGCATCTCTGCAAACGCTTCTCGTAAATGCTGAAGTTTGGCTAAAAATAATTTTGCTGTATTACCGGGGTGGATGGATAGACTTAATTCTTCAATGAAATCGGCAATCATGTAGCGCTGTTCTACCACCAAATCAATAGCGGTAATGAGAGGAAGCGTACGCTCAATAATTTCAAGCTGTTTTTCACGAATTTTAAAATAGCGGTAATAATAATTTTCCCCACGCACAAAATGATTTTCTACATCACGAAACGCAAGGCTTTTTGCTTTTTCTAAAATTTTTACCGTATCTGCAATTTCCTTACCGTCCCAACTGCTGTCATTGGTTCTGAGATACAGGGCAATTTCTTTTAACATCGACCGGAAATTTTCTTCAATTTCTTGCTGATACGTGCGAAGCTCTTGATCTAAACTTGGCATGTATAAATTCACAAGCAGGGCAACACCTATCCCAATTATAATTAAGCCAAGTTCATTAAAGACGATTCCCCACGTCATATTGCCTTTGGAGTAAATATGAAGCAAAATAACGGAGCTTGTAACAATGCCTGCATTAACTTTGAATATAACCGTAACCGGGATAAACAAAAGCAGCATC
This genomic interval carries:
- a CDS encoding L,D-transpeptidase — its product is MHVFAFILLLLSPVWPLGENPLPNDPYIIINKQSNELAYIQNKEIKQIIKVATGKTVNLTPEGEFTVTVKAVNPYYRRSNIEGGAPQNPLGVRWIGFDARETDGRIYGIHGTNQPDSIGKYVSNGCIRVENREVSHLYDQVPLGTKVWIVSTDQSFEELAAQKGMVNIQQKTGD
- a CDS encoding aromatic acid exporter family protein, producing MKFKIGYRTIKTAVGTSLAIIIAQFFHLEFFVSAGIITILCIQNSKKKSLRSASDRFIACSLSILFSFIFFEGIAYHPLVIGLMLLLFIPVTVIFKVNAGIVTSSVILLHIYSKGNMTWGIVFNELGLIIIGIGVALLVNLYMPSLDQELRTYQQEIEENFRSMLKEIALYLRTNDSSWDGKEIADTVKILEKAKSLAFRDVENHFVRGENYYYRYFKIREKQLEIIERTLPLITAIDLVVEQRYMIADFIEELSLSIHPGNTAKLFLAKLQHLREAFAEMPLPKTREEFEARADLLHVVKEIEQYLVIKQTLKIS